A region of the Andrena cerasifolii isolate SP2316 chromosome 15, iyAndCera1_principal, whole genome shotgun sequence genome:
CTGACAACAATTGGTCTTCTCTGGAGCGGGGCCCCTCCTTTCCCGTCCAAACCCTCCTAtctggaatattaatattttccttcAGAATTGTAATAGAAGCTTCGCGGCTGAAGTGGTCAATTTCACGTACAAATCTGTGTGTTGAATAATTACCTTGCCCAAAAATGTTTCTTCACTCACGTTTCTCCTGCTTCACATTCTGAAGATAGTCTATCTGATCGTCCTCGTCTaaagaagttaaataaaattcgtGTTAAGGGTTCAGAGCTTCATTTAGCCAAGTATTGCCAATATTCAATTACCTTCTCCTTCGTCTTCACCCTCGACTAGCTGCAAGTCACTATTCTTCTGCTGGGGTTCCTTGTCGTAGTCAACACCTTCGTACTGATCATCGCCTGCCTCACCGTTTCTCTCGGCACCGTCATCCAAGCTGAAAATGGATCAAAGAAGAATATAAGAAGAACCAAGGGCTTCTAACTATTCTGAACAGTACAGACTGTCGAGCAAAGTGGAAGGTTGAAAGGAATGCAGCCGAAGAAAGCTCACCCGTGAAGTCGAATATGGTTGACCTCGTCCCCAATTTCCTGGACCCCGGGGCCAACATTGAACCACCCGTTTCCACGTCTGTCAGCAGCTTGCTCCTCTCCACGCCTTCCTGCCGGAAACGGAGGATCCAAGTTCCCGTTTTGCTCTTCGTGCTCCTTGCTCGCAACGTCTTTCTTCTGCTTAggctcctccttcttcttggTCTCCTTATCTCGTTTCTCCTCACGGATCTCTAGCTTCTGGTCGATCATCACCGGGATGGGGGGCACGCCGACTGGAAGCTTAGCCTTGGAGGCTGGCTTCGCGAGCGGGAGTGACTTGTCGACCGCCGTCGAGGCTGGATTCCCGCTGCTCGAGGGCGTTGAAGTCTCCAGCTTCACTGCTGGGATGGACTTCATCGAGCTGGTTGCCACGGTGCTCTGGAAAGTTTGTTCAATTTACATTCGGTTAGTTAGTGGAGAAATGGGATTGCGGCAGTGGTATATTCAGATTTTAGTTTAATAGTTTCAACGTTGGAGGAGTGGTGCCTGGAAGACTCTGCGGAAAGTGCTCTTCGTGGCCACAGATGCTTTATGTTAACAGTCAGTCGCAGGCATGGGGGACTTTGATCTGTACGTTGCAGAGGATATTACTTAGAAGTTCAGATAGTGGATTATAATTTCAGTCGAAACTCCAGTGGCAGGATTTCCCAGTCTCCGTTGTGCAAAAGTAATCGAAGGTTGCAAAATTGCTGGCCCTAATGCTTCATGCTTGCTTCTTCCATAGTAATTGTAACATAATCTATCGGTTATTTCATCATATGGATAACAGAAATTTTGGTACAGAATACAGCACATTTAACGTATCAACTTACCTGTTAAGACTCTTACGCCGAAGAACAGTGACCGTTTTTCAAATCTAATTAGCTCAGACTCAAGCCTCTCTTTCGAAGCCACGGAAGCATGTATAattgaagaaattcgcaaagcATGCCGTTTGCTGAAGAGAAAACCACCTGAGAGGAGTGGAACTACAAGAAGTATAAGAAGGAATAGAGTGGAAGTTTTCAGATAAAATAGATTACTTTTTCTAAGTACTTTTCTTAAAGCTACTGAATTATAATCTTAATTTACAGCTCGCCGAAGGTTTCAACTTTTAAAAGGCTGTACCACTTCAACTCTTCCTCATATTCGCCCTTCAGctattaattaacaaaaagaaaTCTATCGAGACCAATTCACCAGTTACTTTACTCTCCAATCTACTTCAACGATTCGGGGAGGTAAGGAGCCATGATGCGTGCTCGCATCGCTATTCAATACAGCAGACTAGCAACAGGGAAGCAGATCAGTTTAGTTAGGTTGTGCGAGGGTGCCAAAAATAATGCAAGCAGATCaaaataataacaatttattGATGCATCGATTAACACGAACATACAGGCACATTCAATACAGCTTGCAATCTACACGTACATGATTCTTTTGTTCTTCGTTCACTCAATAGAAGCGTCTCAGCATTCTTCACCTTCTGTTTGCAACAGGCTGtcaataaatgaaatttatccTTAGAGAATAGTCCGCAACGCCTGAACTCTCGCCAAAGCGACTGAACGCTTTTCAAGCCGAAAAGCACATCGAGTACGATTAAACTATAGACACTCCTTTCTAAGGCACgaaatttcacatattttttcatGGAAGCTTGAAAAAAGGAATGGTACTATTATTAGCATCGGAAATACTTTATAAAATTAGTGTACGTCATGCCAGAAGTTGTAACTTTTcgtatttaaaaacataaaatctTATCGAAGTTCCTGCATCGGTGTAAAAACTGTATTAACCTTTTGACAGCCTAATGCACTCTGTTCCACAGATACAAATCAGTAagtataaaaatacaaattaaaaaaaaaaagaaaagaagacttGACGCTCATACGTGCTACTAAAACAACGGTGTCACAAGGAATCAAATGTTCTCCTCTTTGCTACGAGTCTCTAGAACATTACACCACTCCGAACTGCCCATTAATGCCTAAATAAGAGCACGCGTTGATACGTAATACACCTACAGCCgttaaagtaatataaatgcaACCTGTTAGTTGAATTTGCTCACATTAGTAAGTCAATACGGTTGGATTAATAATCCCTTACGATTGTCACCGCCCAAGCTGTGGGTTGGGGAAGTAGCTTTACATCTAGAAGCACGATTTGCTCGTGAAAATATACGCGGAAATTTTGTTCGAAGCTATGCACCACACGGACGAGACTCTGCCGTCGACGGAGGTGTACAAAATACTTGTATAAAGGTATTCCGTTTGTTCTACAGTTACTCTCACTCCGCTCTCTCACTTATAACGATTATAGGATCACGATGGTTTCGTAAGATCTATGCTATTGGCACTAAGCTTCTCGACGACGCGATGAGAGCTCGCGTGCGCGCAGGTCGCGACACCTGGAGCTGCGGTTTCTAACAAAAGAAAGGTCATCTATCTACAGCACCCAGTACAAACCATGCAAGTTACGTGCATGTGTAAACAGTACCAGAAAGGTTACACCAAAAACGATTCTAACCCCCATAGAGCGCAGACAAACCGAGGCGTTCAAAGGCACTTCTTTCGAATCTCCACGAGCCAGGGTGTAAATGTTCCAACTCACGTGCAAGTCGATTATTAGCTCACGAATATTTATTTCCGACTACTTCTAAATAAGCTTCCCAATCCGGAGACTGCGGCTGCTAATTGTCAAGAATGGTGTTAGCTTATTACAAGAGTTTCGATGGGCACCGTGCGTTCGTTCATTCCGTATACCTGCTTTAAGCTAGCGTCTCCGCTAGGATTCTATTCGCTGCACCAGCTTCCCATTAACTACCGAACATATTACTTTACGCCACGATGGATCACAGCTGAGGCCTAACGCCAGGGCATGACCAGTTACCAAGGGATCAACAGCGAAGTCGCAGAGCACCAAGCGATACAAATTACCCGTAGCACTTTCAGCAGAAAAGAGTCCGAGGGAATTGTGGCGCGCAGCTGCCATCAAGGGTCTATCAAGTCGGCGTTCATCAATTGGTTCAGAACATCTCTGGCTATCTCATCCTCGCTGTTCTGGACTTTGTCCAGTCCCTCCTCCTCTTTCTTAGAAGGCTGCGGACTTGCGACTGTCGCAGTCTTCTCGACAGGGCGAGCGAGGGAGTCAATGTTCTCTTTCAACGAGGGCTCCTCGTTGCCCGGCGAGTTCGAGGAGGACTTCTTGTCGGTCCCCTCGTTGTTCTGATTGGGCGGCGGCAGCACCTGTCTCATCTGCTCCTCGTCAACATTCTCATCCTTGCCCGCGGCCCTGTCGCTCTCGATCTGAGCGCCCTCGGCCGCCGGTGGGTCCTCCTCCGCCTTCTTCTGACGTTTCTCTTGCAGATCGTAAGGCAGTGGCAACGAGTCTCGCAACTCCCCCTCCTTCAGCTCGTTTGGGCCCACTGGCACGATGTTCCCGTTCTTCTGGGCGAATCGAACGTCGTTAAACTCGTTCGTCTCCTCGTTCATCCGTTGCTCGTTCGATTTCAGGGGATCCCCGATCGCATAGTGATTGCGGGGCGCGTGCAGGGGCTGCGGGCTTTTATCGTCGTTGCTCGGGCGACTTACCTGTTGCTGCTGCGACGGCTCAACTAGCTGCTCGTCTTTCGCCGCTGCCCCGGGCTTCATCTGCTGATCCGTTTGCTGGGAGGATTGGGGACTCGCTGCGCTTGGCCCGGGTGAAGTGGCTTTCTTCGAAGATTTCTGGCGGGAGACAAGTTTTGGAGGTTAAAAGCACTTTGCGGAATATAGGTTATGGGCGGTGTTGATTAGTGGAGGCTGATGTTGGGTCAGGAGGATGCAAATATTACTCAAAGCGTATGTTACATAGGTCAGTTCAATCTGTAGATATTGATTAGTTAGTGAAGCGCAGTTTCCAAAGGTTTAAGTAATGTTCTTTCTGTGGAAAGTAGAATCCAATTGCATGTTACCTTCGCCTCTTCCAGCTCACGCTTCAGCTGGAACACCTCCTTCTTCAGGTGCTCGATGGTGCTGTCGGTGTCACCGATGCTCTTCAGCACGTCCTTGTACTTCTCCTCGAGCCTCGTCTTCGCGGTGTCCAGCTCCAGGAACTTGGTCTTCAGGTGCTCCAAAGCCTTCTCTTTGTCCTCCCTCGCCTGCCTGATGCGACTGCGTAGCTCCCTGAGCGTCGCCTCTAACCTGTTCGTGTCCTCCAAAGCCTGCTTCTCACGCTTCTTGCACTCCTCCTGCAGATCCTGGTGCTCCGTTTGCAGCAGCTTGTAGGTCTGCTGGAGGGAGTTGAACCTCTGCATCGCCTCTATGCTGTCCTTATCGCGCAAGGACTTCTCGCGCGTGGCTCGTTGCTGAAGCTCCTGCTTCACGGCCGCGTTCGAGCTCTTCTCCTCTGCCAAAGACTTCTCCAGCCGCAATTTGTACTCGAATATAACTGCGAATCAATTGAAGCGGGTTATCAGTGCCTGGTTGCGTGCGATTTCATGGTAGCACGCGTTATAGTAAGTATAGTCGTACTTGAAGCCGCGAACCTCACCTTGAAGTTGAGCAGCGAGTGCCTCCTGTTGGTGGGCACACTGGACGTGGAGTTCTCGGAGCCTGGCCATCTCCGAGGTGGCGGCGCGGTAGAGAAACACCAGGAGAACGACCACCACCCCGCAACCCCCGTATACGGCCAGGCGGCCACCACGGCCCCTGCCAAGTCGAGAACCGCTCATCTCTGTAAACAAAGGGTTTCTCATTGCTCCTTGTTTCTACCAGCAATTCACGGTTTCATTGGATTATACTGCTTATAGAAAGGGTCTTTCCTTATTAATAGATCCcatcttaaaaataatttcatcacTTCAACGTTGTACAAATTGTTCTTAAACTTGGGCGGTCTACTTGCTTCTAACTTATGACTGTTTTTGTGTTTCAATTTTGCATTTGGtgaactacttacaagggaagatcccgaacccgaaaattcaaaaaattctgaaattttgtgaatatgtaggggatttccttctggttagaatgcaatttttgtttgctgcctaaatttactcgaagggggtgaaattagctattttctgaatttgtgttataactcgggaactgtaagagatagaaaaaaagtttcacgacaaaagttacttcttttaattagatctagcatttggtaaaaaaatattttacagttcacgagttataaaataaaatcggaaaataaccggatattcaggggtcaattacactcccttatagtgaatttgggcatgaaacaaaaattccgttgtaatcaggaggaaattctctacatattcacaaagtttcagaattttttgaattttcgggttcgggatgttcctttGTTAGTATTGTGGGAGTAGGAAGGAGGATCGACTTTggcggagttggttaggcggctgaccagtACGCTGtggatcgcgggttcgagtcccgttgCCCCGGGGAGttttttttccgtggctcctgGAACACATGAATTACAAAACCTATTCCTAAAATACCCTAGGCGCAACTGGGGTGAGAATTAAAAAATCTCCTGTAAGCAGGCAGCCTCCCCCTAGAGCTCTAGTAGGGAAATATAagggtggaaaaaataaaattaaaataattaaaattaaaataaaaactaaaaaaaaataattaaaaactaaaataaaaattaaaaaaaataagaaaaaaggcAGTTTGCAAGCTCAAATAGAGATGAAAAACTCCAAAGATGAAtgtgaataaaattaaaattgggaTCTTGGAGATCTAGATGCACAGTTTTGATGATGATGTTTAACCTTGGTAAGGAGAAAGATGAGAAGTTCCTTGGAACGAAGAAGGGGGACTGCCTGTGGGCATTTGACGCATTGTTGAATGACCCCGAAAATGGCCTCCATCGACGAAGGAAATATTATAGGGTATAGTGGTGACAAGTTGACATGAAAGAATCACAGGGAGTATTTTCAAAGAAAACTTCTATTGAACCGAAGCGTAGACTATACAAAGCCTCCGCACAATGAAGCCCCAAAGACTTAGTATTCCTCCAAGTGGAGGCCCACCGGAATCCTTTTGTTCTCCGCGGCGGAGTGAAAACGTAGAATAAGGTCAAGGGGTGAGAGAGGCTCGAGCAGGAAAGTAATTTACGCCAGCACTCGTCATAGCCTGTGGTTCAGCGTTGACTGGAAGTGAAAGTCGATGATTGCAATGGAACGTGCGAGGCTGGTGTGCGACGAGTGATGTTCGAAGCGTGAAGTGTGATGCTCGTAGTCCCTGCTGCAAATAATCTATCCACCCTTAGGATCAAGAACCCCCTAGGCTGCAGGAGTAACGAGGCGGAAACGATGGTTCCCCAAGGTGGAAC
Encoded here:
- the LOC143377114 gene encoding uncharacterized protein LOC143377114 isoform X1: MSGSRLGRGRGGRLAVYGGCGVVVVLLVFLYRAATSEMARLRELHVQCAHQQEALAAQLQVIFEYKLRLEKSLAEEKSSNAAVKQELQQRATREKSLRDKDSIEAMQRFNSLQQTYKLLQTEHQDLQEECKKREKQALEDTNRLEATLRELRSRIRQAREDKEKALEHLKTKFLELDTAKTRLEEKYKDVLKSIGDTDSTIEHLKKEVFQLKRELEEAKKSSKKATSPGPSAASPQSSQQTDQQMKPGAAAKDEQLVEPSQQQQSTVATSSMKSIPAVKLETSTPSSSGNPASTAVDKSLPLAKPASKAKLPVGVPPIPVMIDQKLEIREEKRDKETKKKEEPKQKKDVASKEHEEQNGNLDPPFPAGRRGEEQAADRRGNGWFNVGPGVQEIGDEVNHIRLHGLDDGAERNGEAGDDQYEGVDYDKEPQQKNSDLQLVEGEDEGEDEDDQIDYLQNVKQEKRE
- the LOC143377114 gene encoding uncharacterized protein LOC143377114 isoform X2, with protein sequence MSGSRLGRGRGGRLAVYGGCGVVVVLLVFLYRAATSEMARLRELHVQCAHQQEALAAQLQVIFEYKLRLEKSLAEEKSSNAAVKQELQQRATREKSLRDKDSIEAMQRFNSLQQTYKLLQTEHQDLQEECKKREKQALEDTNRLEATLRELRSRIRQAREDKEKALEHLKTKFLELDTAKTRLEEKYKDVLKSIGDTDSTIEHLKKEVFQLKRELEEAKKSSKKATSPGPSAASPQSSQQTDQQMKPGAAAKDEQLVEPSQQQQKNGNIVPVGPNELKEGELRDSLPLPYDLQEKRQKKAEEDPPAAEGAQIESDRAAGKDENVDEEQMRQVLPPPNQNNEGTDKKSSSNSPGNEEPSLKENIDSLARPVEKTATVASPQPSKKEEEGLDKVQNSEDEIARDVLNQLMNADLIDP
- the LOC143377114 gene encoding uncharacterized protein LOC143377114 isoform X3 produces the protein MSGSRLGRGRGGRLAVYGGCGVVVVLLVFLYRAATSEMARLRELHVQCAHQQEALAAQLQVIFEYKLRLEKSLAEEKSSNAAVKQELQQRATREKSLRDKDSIEAMQRFNSLQQTYKLLQTEHQDLQEECKKREKQALEDTNRLEATLRELRSRIRQAREDKEKALEHLKTKFLELDTAKTRLEEKYKDVLKSIGDTDSTIEHLKKEVFQLKRELEEAKKSSKKATSPGPSAASPQSSQQTDQQMKPGAAAKDEQLVEPSQQQQNGNIVPVGPNELKEGELRDSLPLPYDLQEKRQKKAEEDPPAAEGAQIESDRAAGKDENVDEEQMRQVLPPPNQNNEGTDKKSSSNSPGNEEPSLKENIDSLARPVEKTATVASPQPSKKEEEGLDKVQNSEDEIARDVLNQLMNADLIDP